The Pseudofrankia inefficax genome window below encodes:
- a CDS encoding cation diffusion facilitator family transporter produces MSTGGGTKAVLAALAANLGIALAKFVAFLFTRSSSMLAESIHSVADSGNQALLLLGQRQSVRPADEDHPFGFGRSRYIAGFLVGIVLFTVGGLFSVYEGIEKLRHPHHLESPLVAIVILVLAIGLEGFSFRTAITEARHHKGGESWWRFIRDARAPELPVVLLEDFAALIGLVFALVGVGLTSLLDEPLWDAGGTLAIGVLLLVVAVVVAVESYGMLVGEAATPAVVTAIRAALTAAPSVTAVLDMRTLHLGPDELLVAAKIGLDPGLTVAEVAAAIDEAERLLRAAAPTTCRVYLEPDIPRTPVSRA; encoded by the coding sequence GTGAGCACGGGTGGTGGGACCAAGGCGGTGCTGGCGGCGCTGGCGGCGAACCTCGGGATCGCGCTGGCGAAGTTCGTCGCGTTCCTGTTCACCCGTTCGTCGTCGATGCTCGCGGAGTCGATCCACTCCGTCGCCGACTCGGGCAACCAGGCGCTGCTGCTGCTCGGCCAGCGCCAGTCGGTCCGGCCGGCCGACGAGGACCACCCGTTCGGCTTCGGCCGGTCCAGGTACATCGCCGGCTTCCTCGTCGGCATCGTGCTGTTCACCGTCGGTGGGCTGTTCTCGGTGTACGAGGGCATCGAGAAGCTCCGCCACCCGCACCATCTCGAGTCGCCGCTGGTCGCGATCGTGATCCTGGTACTCGCGATCGGGCTGGAGGGGTTCTCGTTCCGGACCGCGATCACGGAGGCCCGCCACCACAAGGGCGGAGAGAGCTGGTGGCGGTTCATCCGGGACGCCCGGGCGCCCGAGCTTCCCGTGGTGCTGTTGGAGGACTTCGCGGCGCTCATCGGCCTCGTGTTCGCGCTCGTCGGCGTCGGGCTCACCTCGCTGCTCGACGAACCGCTCTGGGACGCGGGCGGGACGCTCGCCATCGGGGTCCTGCTGCTCGTCGTCGCCGTCGTCGTGGCGGTCGAGAGCTACGGCATGCTCGTCGGCGAGGCCGCGACGCCGGCCGTCGTCACCGCGATCCGGGCCGCGCTCACGGCCGCGCCGTCGGTCACCGCCGTGCTGGACATGCGCACCCTGCACCTCGGCCCGGACGAGCTGCTGGTCGCCGCGAAGATCGGCCTGGACCCCGGGCTGACCGTCGCCGAGGTCGCCGCCGCGATCGACGAGGCCGAACGCCTGCTGCGGGCGGCCGCTCCCACGACCTGTCGCGTCTACCTGGAGCCTGACATCCCGCGCACGCCCGTCTCCCGGGCCTGA